A genomic segment from Thermotoga neapolitana DSM 4359 encodes:
- the deoC gene encoding deoxyribose-phosphate aldolase, producing the protein MLEYEIEKAIVRYRESYEFRPFREGVSLEDVRRAIEHTNLKPFATPDDIIKLCQEAKDNRLYGVCVNPCYVSIAKRELSETDVRVVTVVGFPLGANESRTKAQEATFAVESGADEIDMVLNIGMLKAREWEFVYEDIRSVVEAARGKTVKVILETCYLDLEEKIAACVISKLAGAHYVKTSTGFGPKGATPEDVHLLKWIVGEEMKVKAAGGIRTYEDAVKMMMYGADKIGTSSGHRIVMEGEEKHGG; encoded by the coding sequence ATGCTGGAGTACGAAATTGAAAAGGCAATAGTGAGGTACAGAGAGTCTTACGAGTTCAGGCCGTTCAGGGAGGGTGTTTCTCTCGAGGATGTGAGAAGAGCGATAGAGCACACAAACCTGAAGCCTTTTGCCACACCCGATGACATAATAAAACTCTGCCAGGAGGCAAAGGATAACAGGCTCTACGGAGTGTGCGTAAACCCCTGCTATGTTTCGATTGCAAAGAGGGAGCTTTCAGAGACCGATGTAAGGGTTGTCACCGTTGTCGGATTTCCTCTGGGTGCGAACGAAAGCAGAACGAAGGCTCAGGAGGCTACTTTCGCCGTTGAAAGCGGAGCCGACGAGATCGACATGGTGCTTAACATCGGCATGTTGAAGGCCAGAGAGTGGGAATTTGTCTACGAGGATATCAGAAGCGTTGTGGAGGCTGCGCGTGGGAAAACGGTCAAGGTGATACTGGAGACGTGTTATCTTGATCTGGAAGAAAAGATAGCAGCGTGCGTCATCTCCAAACTTGCAGGTGCTCACTACGTGAAGACCTCGACCGGATTTGGTCCAAAAGGGGCAACTCCGGAGGATGTTCACCTTTTGAAATGGATCGTTGGAGAGGAGATGAAAGTGAAGGCGGCAGGTGGGATCAGAACCTACGAAGATGCCGTCAAGATGATGATGTACGGTGCGGACAAGATAGGTACGAGTTCTGGACACAGAATTGTGATGGAGGGGGAGGAAAAGCATGGAGGTTGA
- the tgt gene encoding tRNA guanosine(34) transglycosylase Tgt, with product MEFEVKKTSGKARVGVLKLPHGVVRTPVFMPVGTNANVKLLTPRDLEEAGAEIVLSNTFHLMLKPGVEIIRLHGGLHKFMGWKKPILTDSGGFQVFSLPKLKIDDEGVTFKSPIDGSKVFLSPEISMEVQIALGSDICMAFDHCPPPDADYEVVKEATERTYRWALRSKEAFKTENQVLFGIVQGGVYPDLRKKSALQITSIGFDGYAIGGLSIGEERSLTLEMTEITVEYLPEDRPRYFMGGGSPELILELVDRGVDMFDSVFPTRIARHGTALTWKGRLNLKASYNKRSLDPVDEQCGCYTCKNFTRSYIHHLIDRGEVLGQILLSLHNVSFMISFMDEVRRSIEEGTFREFKGKMIDVYSSGGVSV from the coding sequence GTGGAGTTCGAAGTGAAAAAGACATCTGGAAAAGCAAGAGTCGGTGTTCTGAAACTACCGCACGGTGTTGTGAGGACACCCGTTTTCATGCCGGTTGGAACGAACGCGAACGTAAAGCTCCTCACACCACGCGATCTGGAAGAGGCAGGAGCGGAGATCGTACTGTCGAACACGTTCCATCTCATGCTCAAACCGGGAGTCGAGATCATAAGACTCCACGGGGGACTTCACAAATTCATGGGATGGAAAAAGCCCATCCTCACCGACAGTGGAGGATTTCAGGTGTTCAGCCTTCCGAAACTCAAGATAGACGATGAGGGTGTGACTTTCAAATCGCCGATAGATGGATCGAAGGTCTTCCTTAGCCCGGAGATTTCGATGGAGGTTCAGATCGCTCTCGGTTCTGACATCTGCATGGCCTTTGATCACTGTCCCCCACCCGACGCGGACTACGAGGTGGTGAAGGAGGCAACTGAACGCACTTACAGATGGGCCCTGAGATCCAAAGAGGCGTTCAAAACGGAAAATCAGGTGCTCTTTGGCATCGTTCAGGGAGGAGTGTATCCTGATTTGAGGAAGAAAAGCGCTCTTCAGATAACGTCGATAGGATTTGACGGATACGCAATAGGAGGTCTCAGCATAGGAGAGGAAAGAAGTCTCACGCTCGAGATGACAGAAATCACCGTGGAATATCTGCCGGAGGACAGGCCCCGATACTTCATGGGAGGAGGATCTCCCGAACTCATTCTGGAACTCGTCGATCGTGGCGTTGATATGTTCGACAGTGTCTTTCCAACGAGGATCGCCCGTCATGGAACCGCCCTCACCTGGAAAGGACGGTTGAATCTGAAGGCATCCTACAACAAGAGATCACTTGATCCTGTGGACGAACAGTGCGGGTGTTATACTTGTAAAAACTTCACCCGTTCTTACATACACCATCTGATAGATCGTGGTGAAGTTCTGGGACAGATCCTGCTCAGCCTTCACAACGTGAGTTTCATGATTTCTTTCATGGACGAGGTGAGACGCTCCATAGAGGAAGGAACGTTCAGAGAGTTCAAGGGCAAAATGATAGATGTCTATTCGTCAGGGGGTGTTAGTGTATGA
- a CDS encoding HD domain-containing protein, producing the protein MISRENAFALLKKHVRTKNLIKHCLATEAVMRALAREFNEDEEKWGIAGLLHDLDYDYTKDNPDEHGLKTLEILKEEDVPEDVLNAILAHCGKKEPETLMEKALYAVDPVTGFIVAAALIRPEKKLEVLDVDFLMRRFKEKAFARGASREQIRSCEKLGLSLERFLGISLEAMKSIASDLGL; encoded by the coding sequence TTGATAAGCCGGGAAAACGCATTTGCTCTGTTGAAAAAACACGTCAGAACGAAAAATCTGATAAAACACTGTCTGGCAACGGAAGCGGTGATGAGGGCCCTCGCAAGGGAATTCAACGAAGACGAAGAAAAATGGGGAATAGCGGGTCTACTTCACGACCTGGATTACGACTACACCAAAGACAATCCGGACGAACACGGACTGAAAACCCTGGAGATTCTGAAGGAAGAGGACGTTCCTGAAGACGTTCTCAACGCGATCCTCGCACACTGTGGAAAGAAAGAACCCGAAACCCTCATGGAAAAAGCACTCTACGCGGTGGATCCGGTGACGGGGTTCATCGTGGCAGCGGCTCTCATCAGACCGGAGAAAAAACTGGAAGTGCTCGATGTGGACTTTTTGATGAGAAGATTCAAGGAGAAAGCCTTTGCAAGGGGAGCTAGCAGAGAACAGATCAGATCTTGCGAAAAGCTTGGACTGTCGCTGGAGAGGTTTCTGGGGATATCCCTTGAGGCGATGAAGTCCATCGCCTCTGATCTTGGTCTGTGA
- a CDS encoding cyclodeaminase/cyclohydrolase family protein, whose translation MEVENLSLKEFCEKVAERKPTPGGGAVGSVVGALACALAEMVANFTRKKKEYENVEPEMERIVEAMEEAREKLFSLAEKDMKAFERVMEAYKKSGEELQSALKEAASVPMDVIRVMKDLGHDLEKLAEFGNKNLASDTLNAMDLCRAVFLVEKVNVLVNLKSIKDEKFKNEMLEELEEQEKQIEGSYRRVREYLEGIVWSSK comes from the coding sequence ATGGAGGTTGAAAATCTTTCACTGAAAGAGTTCTGTGAAAAGGTTGCAGAGAGAAAACCCACCCCCGGTGGGGGAGCAGTCGGTTCGGTTGTCGGCGCTCTGGCCTGTGCCCTCGCCGAGATGGTCGCAAACTTCACAAGGAAGAAAAAAGAATACGAAAACGTCGAACCGGAGATGGAAAGAATCGTTGAGGCAATGGAGGAAGCAAGAGAAAAGCTCTTTTCCCTCGCAGAAAAAGACATGAAAGCTTTCGAAAGGGTGATGGAGGCTTACAAGAAATCCGGGGAGGAACTTCAGAGCGCCCTCAAAGAAGCAGCATCCGTTCCGATGGACGTCATAAGGGTCATGAAAGATCTTGGGCACGACCTTGAAAAACTCGCAGAGTTTGGGAATAAGAATCTGGCTTCTGACACGCTGAACGCCATGGATCTCTGTCGTGCGGTGTTTCTGGTTGAAAAAGTGAACGTTCTGGTCAATCTGAAGAGTATAAAAGATGAAAAGTTCAAAAACGAGATGCTGGAAGAACTCGAAGAGCAGGAAAAGCAAATAGAGGGAAGTTACAGAAGAGTCAGAGAGTATCTGGAGGGAATCGTGTGGAGTTCGAAGTGA
- the radC gene encoding RadC family protein has protein sequence MLPRERLIKAGPEALSNEELLAVLLRTGKKGKHVLELSKELFRRFDNSLVKLMNASVEEIAAIEGVGIVKAVTLKAALELGKRLHRELEQVPEKLDSAGKVYRYCQDMVYLEKEVVKVVCLDRRLNVLSESVITVGTSDRSLVHPRDVFRVAIRSNASGVIVVHNHPSGDPTPSKEDRAITKNLKRVGEILGIELVDHVIISKRGYYSFREEGEI, from the coding sequence AGAGGTTGATAAAGGCAGGACCTGAAGCCCTTTCGAACGAAGAACTCCTCGCCGTTCTTTTGAGAACAGGAAAGAAAGGAAAGCACGTTCTTGAGCTTTCAAAGGAGCTCTTCAGAAGATTCGATAACTCACTGGTGAAGTTGATGAATGCGAGCGTGGAAGAAATTGCGGCCATCGAAGGGGTGGGGATCGTAAAAGCGGTCACGTTGAAAGCCGCTCTTGAACTTGGAAAAAGATTGCACAGAGAGCTGGAACAGGTTCCGGAGAAACTCGACTCTGCGGGCAAGGTTTACAGGTACTGTCAGGACATGGTCTATCTCGAAAAAGAGGTAGTGAAAGTGGTGTGCCTGGACAGAAGATTGAACGTTCTATCCGAATCTGTCATCACGGTGGGAACCTCCGACAGGAGTCTGGTCCATCCAAGGGATGTCTTCAGAGTGGCGATCAGATCGAACGCTTCTGGTGTTATCGTGGTTCACAACCATCCCAGTGGTGATCCCACGCCCAGCAAAGAAGACAGAGCGATCACAAAGAATCTGAAAAGAGTCGGTGAGATCCTCGGGATAGAACTTGTCGATCATGTGATAATCTCAAAGAGGGGATACTACAGCTTCAGGGAGGAGGGAGAGATTTGA